In Gemmata obscuriglobus, a single genomic region encodes these proteins:
- a CDS encoding PQQ-binding-like beta-propeller repeat protein → MRGSKLRLLSAGVLAALFAWLVTWAGHVANGQPAVIGVAQAKKDGKDDKNKKEDRSELDENLPFSVPYDRDAKNQLKAARDYLDFKDPPYNTICPLLQNILDAKSDTFFDVKYKVGETVRINRISVKTEANRIIAEFKAEGLQFYQQAYGATASALLDDAIKANCDPALLSDVSQRYFNTRAGAEATVLLGTLHLERGNYLEAAYAFERLLPRKDVEDILTPRTLFKTALAFKRSGDPRHADLYKPAEEKLFKAARDGIKFGRTVFTLDRLRSELARPVELVRSNAVVGEWAQRGGNAGRNAVVDGGPPFLDKVFGFPMFYSGDDEANLWIKGELEKLFARDARASKSTPLPGTFPVTTGDTIVFRSYDGVYGVATRDRVQGGRVVRAGDILWRSKTTAGLYQLIKSDETHDVDMSRDAKSWWGTYNTRTVKVHNILHENPLIGSLAHDGQNVYFVDDLAITPPPVYNNPEFGINSGPQFRHSGDLAEMVRAGRLAAVDIKSGNIRWELGRVKAPPPDSDGKAPPPAPLPNSLTEEEADKTTDAFRLCLDAVFLGAPMPLNGKLYVLIEQAGVMRLLCLDPKTLVKVPGPDPTPKPALVWTQKLGKPNSTLPTDSVRRYQGCTLAASDGIIICPTNSGVVVAVDVMSRSLLWAHGYRQVSPAPPRGFDPNTGMPIVPEQLPDDRWRSAGPIVSGGRVILTAYDSRKLECLDLRTGKILWTVNHDANDLYVGGVANDRVIVVGKNQMRAYRLGGEDTDKKAPKAAWGPVTIPTPTGHGAVGRNAFYVPVRQDAAGKDTVPAGEIWAINIEDGKVLSKTGARKRNDTETLARYGIGNLVFQDGMVYSQSPWEVAAYPQLELKIAEMNRLLDKNPKDPIGLLARGELRLDDGKLKDAIADFKDAERNNLPVEKKPLLREKLYIAYTELLRADFNGGESVLSEYEALCEVPALGEETAEDRLRREDEIRRRKRLYYYLLARGRETQERLGEAFDHYLALANLGEGKQLLDMPDEPNVKMRPDVWARGRLEVMIRRAATPEAKRSLEARVEKEWGLVKGGTDLGRLREFVAVFGPFFASGTEAQFKLADVLLSTNNEADAREAQTCLAHLRASSDDATTRARATEALAQVMIKSRMMEDAVGLYFQLGKEYPNVVIRDGKTGADFLTNLLTDKRLLPFLEPSRYPLPTRVKAEMAGPSANMNNGSQIEIEPPADLFPAYRRLRYTLDGSTGLFALRVFDRSTGAVRATFPHMQSPNMYSRNGQPIPWSKFVQGHGHLMLVQMGLTLYCYDLAEKKVLWDKNLMPDNPLQPGGSYQIDVLPNGDCELYLLPNTQKVPLGRSAVLQAGYCAVLTSDGLEAVEPVSRRVLWVRKNVSERTSLYGDGRYLVLIDVDSNTRKPVSTKLLRATDGVQVEGSPDSGEVLKNARSYRLFGRHALITSGADNEPRVLRLYDLATGKDVWKKEYDSKAVPITAPLNADWTGALKADGTAEVISVRTGETITTLKLDPKNLEAHLVPCVGAQVLADSDRYYLILDRDPNAASTNGNRPVQVQNNAMLRAQKVNGPVYAFDRVSGKRLWLYEGVLEHQWLVLEQFAELPVLIATAPVMNQNNVYSHAVVVIEKERGRLILDTSVVYNGNLFQSLAIDPKNGTIRMSRFDTSVLISPDEKKP, encoded by the coding sequence ATGCGTGGCTCCAAACTGCGGTTGTTGTCGGCCGGGGTGCTCGCGGCCCTGTTCGCGTGGCTCGTCACGTGGGCCGGGCACGTCGCGAACGGTCAACCGGCGGTCATCGGCGTCGCGCAAGCCAAAAAGGACGGCAAGGACGATAAAAATAAAAAGGAAGATCGCTCCGAACTCGACGAGAACTTGCCGTTCTCGGTCCCCTACGACCGCGACGCCAAGAACCAGCTCAAGGCGGCGCGCGACTACCTCGACTTCAAGGACCCGCCGTACAACACGATCTGCCCGCTGCTCCAGAACATCCTGGACGCCAAGAGCGATACGTTCTTCGATGTGAAGTACAAGGTCGGCGAGACGGTCCGCATCAACCGGATCAGCGTCAAGACCGAGGCCAACCGCATTATCGCGGAGTTCAAGGCCGAAGGGCTCCAGTTCTACCAGCAGGCCTACGGGGCGACCGCGTCGGCCCTGCTCGACGACGCAATCAAGGCGAACTGCGACCCGGCGCTGCTGTCCGACGTGTCGCAGCGGTACTTCAACACGCGGGCCGGGGCCGAGGCCACCGTTCTGCTCGGCACCCTGCACCTCGAGCGCGGCAACTACCTCGAAGCGGCGTACGCGTTCGAGCGCCTGCTGCCCCGCAAAGACGTTGAAGACATTTTGACGCCGCGGACGCTGTTCAAGACCGCGCTGGCCTTCAAACGGAGCGGTGACCCGCGGCACGCGGACCTATACAAGCCCGCTGAAGAAAAGCTGTTCAAGGCCGCGCGGGACGGGATCAAGTTCGGTCGCACCGTGTTCACCTTGGACCGGCTGCGGTCCGAACTGGCCCGCCCGGTGGAGCTGGTGCGCTCCAACGCCGTGGTGGGCGAGTGGGCGCAACGCGGCGGCAACGCCGGCCGCAACGCGGTCGTGGACGGCGGGCCGCCGTTCCTCGACAAGGTGTTCGGGTTCCCGATGTTCTACTCGGGCGACGACGAGGCCAACCTGTGGATCAAGGGCGAGCTGGAGAAGCTGTTCGCCCGCGACGCCCGCGCTTCCAAAAGCACCCCGCTGCCGGGCACCTTCCCAGTGACCACCGGCGACACCATCGTGTTCCGCAGCTACGACGGGGTGTATGGGGTCGCCACCCGCGACCGGGTGCAGGGGGGCCGCGTCGTTCGCGCCGGCGACATCCTCTGGCGGTCCAAGACGACGGCCGGGTTGTACCAGCTCATCAAGAGCGACGAGACCCACGACGTGGACATGAGCCGGGACGCGAAGAGCTGGTGGGGCACGTACAACACCCGCACCGTCAAGGTTCACAACATCCTGCACGAGAACCCGCTGATCGGGTCGCTGGCGCACGACGGCCAGAACGTGTACTTCGTGGACGACCTCGCGATCACGCCGCCCCCCGTTTACAACAACCCGGAGTTCGGCATCAACTCCGGGCCGCAGTTCCGTCACTCGGGCGACCTGGCCGAAATGGTGCGGGCCGGCCGGCTCGCCGCGGTCGACATCAAGAGCGGCAACATCCGCTGGGAACTCGGCCGCGTCAAGGCGCCCCCGCCGGACAGCGACGGGAAGGCGCCGCCCCCCGCTCCGCTACCGAACTCGCTGACCGAAGAAGAAGCCGACAAAACCACCGACGCGTTCCGGTTGTGCCTGGACGCGGTGTTCCTCGGCGCGCCGATGCCGCTCAACGGCAAACTGTATGTGCTCATCGAGCAGGCCGGGGTGATGCGGCTCCTGTGCCTCGATCCGAAGACCCTGGTGAAGGTTCCGGGGCCGGACCCGACGCCGAAGCCCGCCCTGGTGTGGACCCAGAAGCTCGGGAAGCCGAACAGCACCCTGCCGACCGACTCGGTGCGGCGGTACCAGGGCTGCACGCTCGCCGCCAGCGACGGCATCATCATCTGCCCGACCAACTCCGGCGTGGTGGTGGCCGTGGACGTGATGTCGCGCAGCCTGCTGTGGGCGCACGGGTACCGCCAGGTGTCGCCGGCGCCGCCGCGCGGGTTCGACCCGAACACCGGCATGCCGATCGTACCGGAGCAACTCCCCGACGACCGGTGGCGGTCGGCCGGGCCGATCGTCAGCGGCGGGCGCGTGATCCTGACCGCCTACGACTCGCGGAAGCTCGAGTGCCTCGACCTGCGGACCGGGAAGATCCTCTGGACCGTGAACCACGACGCCAACGACCTCTACGTCGGCGGGGTGGCGAACGACCGCGTGATCGTGGTCGGCAAGAACCAGATGCGGGCGTACCGGCTCGGCGGCGAGGACACCGACAAGAAGGCCCCGAAGGCGGCGTGGGGGCCGGTTACGATCCCGACCCCGACCGGGCACGGGGCGGTCGGCCGGAACGCGTTTTACGTACCGGTCCGTCAGGACGCCGCCGGGAAGGACACCGTTCCGGCGGGCGAGATCTGGGCCATTAACATTGAGGACGGCAAGGTCCTCTCAAAGACCGGCGCCCGAAAGCGGAACGACACCGAGACGCTCGCCCGCTACGGCATCGGGAACCTCGTGTTCCAGGACGGAATGGTCTACTCCCAATCCCCCTGGGAGGTGGCGGCGTACCCGCAGTTGGAACTCAAGATCGCGGAGATGAACAGGCTCCTCGACAAGAACCCGAAGGACCCGATCGGGCTCCTGGCGCGCGGCGAACTCCGGCTGGACGACGGCAAGCTCAAGGACGCCATCGCGGACTTCAAGGACGCCGAGCGGAACAACCTGCCGGTCGAGAAGAAGCCGCTCCTCCGGGAGAAGCTCTACATCGCGTACACGGAACTGCTCCGGGCCGACTTCAACGGCGGTGAGAGCGTCCTGTCGGAGTACGAGGCGCTGTGCGAGGTGCCGGCGCTCGGCGAGGAAACGGCCGAGGACAGGTTGCGCCGCGAGGACGAGATCCGGCGCCGCAAGCGGCTGTACTACTACTTGCTCGCCCGCGGGCGCGAGACCCAGGAGCGGCTCGGGGAGGCATTCGACCACTACCTCGCGCTGGCCAACTTGGGCGAGGGCAAGCAGCTCCTCGATATGCCAGACGAGCCCAACGTGAAGATGCGCCCGGACGTGTGGGCGCGGGGGCGGCTCGAGGTCATGATCCGCCGCGCCGCGACCCCGGAGGCCAAGCGGTCGCTTGAGGCGCGCGTCGAGAAGGAGTGGGGCCTCGTGAAGGGCGGGACGGACCTGGGCCGGCTCCGCGAGTTCGTCGCGGTGTTCGGGCCGTTCTTCGCCTCCGGCACCGAGGCCCAGTTCAAACTGGCCGACGTGCTCCTCTCGACCAACAACGAGGCCGACGCCCGCGAAGCCCAGACGTGCCTGGCGCACCTCCGGGCCAGTTCCGATGACGCCACGACCCGTGCCCGCGCCACGGAAGCGCTGGCACAAGTGATGATCAAGAGCCGGATGATGGAGGACGCGGTCGGCCTGTACTTCCAGCTCGGCAAGGAGTACCCGAACGTCGTGATCCGCGACGGCAAGACCGGCGCCGACTTCCTCACCAACCTGCTGACCGACAAGCGCCTGCTGCCGTTCCTCGAGCCGAGCCGCTACCCGCTGCCCACCCGGGTGAAGGCCGAAATGGCCGGCCCCTCCGCCAACATGAACAACGGCTCGCAGATCGAAATCGAGCCGCCCGCGGATCTGTTCCCGGCGTACCGGCGGCTCCGGTACACGCTCGACGGCAGCACCGGGCTGTTCGCGCTCCGCGTGTTCGACCGCTCCACCGGGGCCGTGCGGGCCACGTTCCCGCACATGCAGAGCCCGAACATGTACTCGCGGAACGGGCAGCCGATCCCCTGGTCGAAGTTCGTGCAGGGGCACGGCCACCTGATGCTGGTGCAGATGGGCCTGACCCTGTACTGCTACGACCTCGCCGAGAAGAAGGTGCTGTGGGACAAGAACCTGATGCCCGACAACCCGCTCCAGCCCGGGGGCAGCTACCAGATCGACGTCCTGCCCAACGGGGACTGTGAGCTGTACTTGCTGCCGAACACCCAGAAAGTGCCTCTGGGCCGGTCGGCGGTGCTCCAGGCGGGGTACTGTGCCGTCCTCACGTCCGACGGGCTGGAGGCGGTCGAACCGGTCAGCCGCCGCGTGCTCTGGGTCCGCAAGAACGTGTCCGAGCGCACGTCGCTGTACGGCGACGGGCGCTACCTCGTGCTGATCGACGTGGACTCCAACACCCGGAAGCCGGTCTCTACAAAGCTGCTCCGGGCCACGGACGGGGTGCAGGTGGAGGGCTCGCCCGATTCCGGTGAGGTGCTCAAGAACGCGCGGTCGTACCGCCTGTTCGGGCGGCACGCGCTGATCACCTCTGGCGCGGACAACGAGCCCCGCGTGCTCCGGCTGTACGACCTCGCCACGGGCAAGGACGTTTGGAAGAAGGAGTACGACTCCAAGGCGGTGCCGATCACCGCGCCACTGAACGCCGACTGGACCGGCGCCCTCAAGGCCGACGGCACCGCGGAGGTGATCTCGGTCCGCACCGGGGAGACGATCACGACGCTGAAACTCGACCCCAAGAACCTTGAGGCCCACTTGGTACCGTGTGTCGGGGCGCAGGTGCTGGCCGACAGCGACCGGTATTACCTGATCCTGGACCGCGATCCGAATGCGGCGTCAACGAACGGCAACCGGCCGGTGCAAGTCCAGAACAACGCGATGCTGAGGGCGCAGAAGGTCAACGGGCCGGTTTACGCCTTTGACCGGGTCTCCGGGAAACGGCTGTGGCTCTACGAGGGGGTGCTCGAACACCAGTGGCTCGTACTCGAACAGTTCGCTGAGTTGCCGGTGCTGATCGCGACGGCACCGGTGATGAACCAGAACAACGTGTACAGCCACGCCGTTGTGGTGATCGAGAAGGAGCGCGGCCGGCTGATCCTCGATACGTCGGTTGTCTACAACGGGAACTTGTTCCAAAGCCTTGCCATTGACCCGAAGAACGGCACGATTCGGATGAGCCGGTTCGACACCAGCGTCCTGATCTCGCCCGACGAGAAGAAGCCGTAA
- a CDS encoding prenyltransferase/squalene oxidase repeat-containing protein, producing MPRSWSLAALAACVTVGLVAVPSPQPVTAAAPQDDAKKKFKKDVEASIEKGLEYLKKIQAQDGHWEAQGGQYPTSMTALAGMAFLMEGSTLKEGKYSDQVKKAVDWFLAPARQQPNGMIGDVRNPTEQTRYMYGQGFGTMFLASVYGEEEDKEQREKLEKLLKKAVEFICKAQTLKKHRKAEGKEVDIGGWGYVSAAEGNNFDEGSVTITALQGLRAARNAGIPVPKENIDRAVNYLEACTTPKGGIIYSYAGGGGAVGENGRPPLTAAAVCCGFSAGQYKSELPKRWIKYCKDNIPVGKGRQSHDEYQTYYFSQAVYALGDDKYLEMFPLLKADGKTPKVYGDLTAGEKEQLLTWSGYKDATFQTILDNQDKTNGSWSQGYIGPVYTTSINLCILQLEKAILPIYQK from the coding sequence ATGCCCCGTAGCTGGTCGCTCGCAGCCCTCGCGGCGTGTGTGACGGTCGGCCTCGTAGCCGTTCCCTCACCTCAACCCGTTACCGCCGCCGCACCTCAGGACGACGCGAAGAAGAAGTTCAAGAAGGATGTCGAGGCGTCGATCGAGAAAGGGCTGGAATACCTGAAAAAGATCCAGGCGCAGGACGGGCACTGGGAGGCACAGGGGGGACAGTACCCGACCAGCATGACGGCGCTGGCCGGGATGGCGTTCCTGATGGAAGGGAGCACGCTGAAAGAGGGCAAATACTCGGACCAGGTGAAGAAGGCCGTGGACTGGTTCCTGGCTCCGGCCCGGCAACAGCCCAACGGCATGATCGGCGACGTGCGCAACCCCACCGAGCAGACCCGGTACATGTACGGCCAGGGGTTCGGCACCATGTTCCTGGCGAGCGTGTACGGCGAGGAAGAGGACAAGGAGCAGCGGGAGAAGTTGGAAAAGCTACTCAAGAAGGCGGTCGAGTTCATCTGCAAGGCCCAGACCCTCAAGAAGCACCGCAAGGCCGAGGGCAAGGAGGTGGACATCGGCGGGTGGGGGTACGTGAGCGCCGCCGAGGGCAACAACTTCGACGAGGGGTCCGTCACCATCACCGCGCTCCAGGGGCTCCGCGCCGCCCGCAACGCCGGCATCCCCGTCCCCAAAGAGAACATCGACCGCGCCGTCAACTACCTCGAAGCCTGCACCACCCCGAAGGGTGGGATCATTTACAGCTACGCCGGCGGCGGCGGGGCGGTCGGCGAGAACGGGCGCCCGCCCCTCACCGCGGCGGCGGTCTGCTGCGGGTTCAGCGCCGGGCAGTACAAGAGCGAACTGCCAAAACGGTGGATCAAGTACTGCAAGGACAACATTCCGGTCGGTAAGGGGCGGCAGAGCCACGACGAGTACCAGACCTACTACTTCTCGCAGGCCGTGTACGCGCTCGGGGACGACAAGTACCTGGAGATGTTCCCGCTCCTGAAGGCCGACGGGAAGACGCCGAAAGTGTACGGCGACCTGACGGCCGGCGAGAAGGAGCAACTGCTCACCTGGAGCGGGTACAAGGACGCCACGTTCCAGACCATTCTCGACAACCAGGACAAGACCAACGGGTCGTGGAGCCAGGGGTACATCGGGCCGGTTTACACCACGAGCATCAATCTCTGCATCCTTCAGTTAGAAAAGGCGATCCTGCCCATCTATCAGAAGTAG
- a CDS encoding AAA family ATPase, which produces MSKTPEMAQSDMDAIQKLKTAFDNIKKQLTRVIVGQDMVIEELLIALFSKGHCMLEGVPGLAKTLMISTLSRCLSLEFSRIQFTPDLMPADITGTDFIEKNPATGSFELLFRPGPLFANMVLADEINRTPPRTQAALLEAMQERQVSVGRVRHKLANPFFVLATQNPIEQEGTYPLPEAQQDRFMFKVYVKYPKFEEEFEIARRTTGVTADEITPVLTGEQIQEIQQLVRKVPVTDHVIHYCLALVRQTRIGEPGVPKFVKDWLSWGAGPRAVQNLILAGKARALLYGRGHVTTEDIKELALPVLRHRILTNFTAASEGINTDMVVKKLIEETPDKEGSLINDPRFQKIFSS; this is translated from the coding sequence ATGAGCAAGACACCCGAGATGGCCCAGAGCGATATGGACGCGATCCAGAAGCTCAAGACCGCGTTCGACAACATCAAGAAGCAGCTCACGCGGGTCATCGTCGGCCAGGACATGGTGATCGAGGAGCTGCTCATCGCGCTCTTCAGCAAGGGCCACTGCATGCTCGAGGGCGTGCCGGGCCTCGCGAAGACGCTCATGATCAGCACCCTGTCGCGGTGCCTGTCGCTGGAGTTCAGCCGCATCCAGTTCACCCCGGACCTGATGCCGGCGGACATCACCGGCACGGACTTCATCGAGAAGAACCCGGCGACCGGCTCGTTCGAGCTGCTGTTCCGGCCCGGCCCGCTGTTCGCCAACATGGTGCTGGCCGACGAGATCAACCGCACCCCGCCCCGCACCCAGGCGGCGCTCCTCGAAGCGATGCAGGAGCGCCAGGTGTCCGTCGGCCGCGTGCGGCACAAGCTCGCCAACCCGTTCTTCGTGCTCGCGACCCAGAACCCGATCGAACAGGAAGGGACCTACCCGCTGCCCGAGGCGCAGCAGGACCGGTTCATGTTCAAGGTGTACGTGAAGTACCCGAAGTTCGAGGAGGAGTTCGAGATCGCCCGCCGCACCACCGGCGTGACCGCCGACGAGATCACCCCGGTGCTGACCGGCGAGCAGATCCAGGAGATCCAGCAGCTCGTCCGCAAGGTGCCGGTGACCGACCACGTCATCCACTACTGCCTCGCGCTGGTCCGGCAGACCCGCATCGGCGAGCCCGGCGTCCCGAAGTTCGTCAAGGACTGGCTGAGCTGGGGCGCGGGCCCCCGCGCCGTGCAGAACCTGATCCTGGCCGGCAAGGCCCGCGCGCTGCTGTACGGCCGCGGGCACGTCACGACCGAGGACATCAAGGAACTGGCGCTGCCGGTGCTCCGGCACCGCATCCTGACCAACTTCACCGCCGCCTCCGAGGGCATTAACACCGACATGGTGGTCAAGAAGCTCATCGAGGAGACGCCGGACAAGGAGGGCTCGCTGATCAACGACCCGCGGTTCCAGAAGATCTTCTCCTCGTGA
- a CDS encoding DUF58 domain-containing protein: MAKRRQEPENPRRFLDPKVIARVSQLDLRARYAVEGFISGMHRSPVYGQSVQFVQHREYMPGDDLRRIDWKVWSRSDKFVIKQYEAETNLRSYVVVDASESMLYGRDKHRRAGTLYKYDYVATAAACLAYLTIKQQDSCGLVTFDSDVREAIPPRSSQRHMDAVTKALHVSDPREKTDMVKIMRQVAEAMPARGLVLVFSDFLCDRAELFKGLEMLRHRRHDVMAFHILDDDELLFPFGGMTKFEGLEAQPDLLCDPRALRDGYLEELELYLTEVRRGCTRIGVDYTLLRTSDYMDAVLSKFLFERMSTRAAPARR, from the coding sequence ATGGCCAAGCGCCGCCAAGAGCCCGAGAACCCGCGCCGGTTCCTCGACCCCAAGGTGATCGCCCGCGTCTCGCAGCTCGACCTGCGGGCGCGGTACGCGGTCGAGGGGTTCATCTCCGGGATGCACCGGAGCCCCGTGTACGGGCAGAGCGTCCAGTTCGTCCAGCACCGCGAGTACATGCCCGGCGACGACCTGCGCCGCATCGACTGGAAGGTCTGGTCGCGGTCCGACAAGTTCGTCATCAAGCAGTACGAGGCGGAGACGAACCTCCGCTCCTACGTCGTCGTGGACGCCAGCGAGTCCATGCTCTATGGGCGGGACAAGCACCGCCGCGCCGGCACGCTGTACAAGTACGATTACGTGGCCACCGCCGCGGCGTGCCTGGCGTACCTGACGATCAAGCAGCAGGACTCGTGCGGGCTCGTCACGTTCGACTCGGACGTGCGCGAGGCGATCCCGCCGCGCAGCTCGCAGCGGCACATGGACGCCGTCACCAAGGCGCTCCACGTGTCGGACCCGCGCGAGAAGACCGACATGGTCAAGATCATGCGGCAGGTCGCGGAGGCCATGCCGGCCCGCGGGCTGGTGCTGGTCTTCTCCGACTTCCTGTGCGACCGCGCGGAGCTGTTCAAAGGGCTGGAGATGCTGCGGCACCGCCGGCACGACGTGATGGCGTTCCACATCCTCGACGACGACGAGCTGCTGTTCCCGTTCGGCGGGATGACGAAGTTCGAGGGGCTGGAGGCGCAGCCCGACCTCCTGTGCGACCCGCGGGCGCTGCGGGACGGCTACCTGGAGGAGCTGGAGCTGTACCTGACCGAGGTGCGCCGCGGGTGCACCCGGATCGGCGTGGACTACACGCTGCTCCGCACCAGCGATTACATGGACGCGGTCTTGTCGAAGTTCCTGTTCGAGCGGATGTCCACCCGGGCCGCACCCGCGCGGCGCTGA
- a CDS encoding BatA domain-containing protein: MLSLFLNPWTFLAGAALIAAPIVIHLINRIRFRRVQWAAMEFLLKAQKRMRRRKILEQLLLLLLRCLIVFLVGLLLGRFLGCNSGQGKETRATTHLVILDDSPSMADVWRDEGAQTDAFAVGKRLIHEKLMRAAGEAATAQTFQVMRTSELGKPFPAKPEEAKVNAAAIEAMEGHLAQFQVSTVRRSLRDALDAAKAHMATVPAGEAKVIHVLSDLRNVDWAEDGQAVNDKLTELKDSGATVHLIDVAPPARKPDRKSPPFTDNVAIVEVKPRNRVVAANQQTELEVRLKNYGSTDLKEVRVEFYVNGEMRRDISLVVPSLPANQERVATCQATFTQVGTREKPLDRFNLVTAVLAVPEPGGLAIDNVRHAVVEVRPKLQVLVVDGRVDKRDKQDGDSFYLRRLFIDSFGGIDWVTTEPPKLDGLDLRPFTTVYLLNVPTLSPGAVTNLEQFVSNGGGVGVFLGPDVKPDEYTARMYKGGAGFFPVPLPAKFTDELKPEQKTARELAFGKRVILRDPANRQHPALSAIYTNERGGTAKDSEVERYFLFTNIDFYWPVARRGGWREDKLVRELYCMPNEKPIAEFEERARNLVIEVKKRYNEPKFEKARKYLDPLLRQIQETPAQVGIPLSVLARYLDQLLCDQINDGDESEPVLRDFWSQPELAEVRPQATALRDEAKFGDPLYIVKEFGRGRVAVMTTDAGGTHSPGNKQWTDWPSGKGSPGWVVVVSEMQKYLSGGGAEGNLALGDRFFAEFEATRYKPFAARHLLTADVAKAEGGRALLTLKPLTDQVLDQPANPPDAAPDAPRRPLQLAYADARVPGAYLFSLTRLKGDKDPPGTPAEQPDYAAVAFNVDAMREADLRRANTDDLAQWTNKAPIHNTDDLSWLDDFKQKPSDMSSRRWLYFLLLLVLIAEQAWAVRMSYHTKPEDLEALAPSAAAAFQPRSTPLPTEAAADEPVGAGA, encoded by the coding sequence ATGCTGTCGCTGTTCCTCAACCCGTGGACGTTCCTCGCCGGCGCGGCGCTGATCGCCGCGCCGATCGTCATCCACCTCATCAACCGGATCCGGTTCCGGCGGGTGCAGTGGGCGGCGATGGAGTTCTTGCTGAAGGCGCAGAAGCGGATGCGCCGCCGCAAGATCCTCGAGCAGCTCCTGCTCCTGCTCCTGCGGTGCCTGATCGTGTTCCTCGTCGGGCTGCTGCTCGGGCGGTTCCTCGGGTGCAACTCCGGACAGGGCAAGGAGACCCGCGCGACGACGCACCTCGTCATCCTCGACGACTCGCCCAGCATGGCCGACGTGTGGCGCGACGAGGGGGCGCAGACGGACGCGTTCGCCGTCGGCAAGCGGCTGATCCACGAGAAGCTGATGCGGGCGGCGGGCGAGGCGGCCACCGCGCAGACGTTCCAGGTGATGCGTACTTCGGAACTCGGGAAGCCGTTCCCGGCGAAGCCCGAAGAGGCCAAGGTCAACGCCGCCGCGATCGAGGCGATGGAGGGGCACCTCGCCCAGTTCCAGGTGTCCACCGTCCGGCGGAGCCTGCGGGACGCCCTCGACGCCGCGAAGGCCCACATGGCCACCGTGCCGGCGGGCGAGGCGAAGGTGATCCACGTCCTGTCGGACCTCCGCAACGTGGACTGGGCCGAGGACGGGCAGGCCGTCAACGACAAGCTCACCGAACTGAAAGACAGCGGCGCGACGGTCCACCTGATCGACGTGGCCCCCCCGGCGCGCAAGCCGGACCGCAAGTCGCCGCCGTTCACCGACAACGTGGCGATCGTGGAGGTGAAGCCCCGCAACCGCGTCGTGGCCGCTAACCAGCAGACCGAACTCGAGGTGAGGCTCAAGAACTACGGCAGCACCGACCTCAAGGAGGTTCGGGTGGAGTTTTACGTCAACGGCGAGATGCGCCGCGACATCTCGCTGGTGGTGCCGAGCCTGCCCGCGAACCAGGAGCGGGTGGCGACGTGTCAGGCGACGTTCACCCAGGTCGGCACCCGCGAGAAGCCGCTGGACCGGTTCAACCTCGTGACCGCGGTGCTCGCCGTCCCCGAGCCGGGCGGCCTCGCCATCGACAACGTCCGCCACGCCGTGGTCGAGGTGCGGCCGAAGCTCCAGGTGCTGGTGGTGGACGGCCGGGTGGACAAGCGCGACAAGCAGGACGGCGACAGCTTCTACCTGCGGCGCCTCTTCATCGACTCGTTCGGGGGCATCGACTGGGTCACCACCGAGCCGCCCAAACTGGACGGGCTGGACCTCCGCCCGTTCACGACGGTCTACCTGCTGAACGTACCGACCCTGTCGCCGGGGGCGGTGACGAACCTGGAGCAGTTCGTCTCGAACGGCGGCGGGGTGGGCGTGTTCCTCGGCCCCGACGTTAAGCCCGACGAGTACACGGCCCGGATGTACAAGGGCGGGGCCGGGTTCTTCCCGGTGCCGCTGCCGGCGAAGTTCACCGACGAGCTGAAGCCCGAGCAGAAGACCGCGCGGGAGCTGGCGTTCGGGAAGCGGGTGATCCTGCGCGACCCGGCGAACCGGCAGCACCCGGCGCTGTCCGCGATCTACACCAACGAGCGCGGCGGCACCGCCAAGGACAGCGAGGTGGAGCGGTACTTCCTGTTCACCAACATCGACTTCTACTGGCCGGTGGCCCGGCGCGGCGGCTGGCGCGAGGACAAGTTGGTGCGGGAGCTGTACTGCATGCCCAACGAGAAGCCGATCGCCGAGTTCGAGGAGCGGGCGCGGAACCTCGTGATCGAGGTGAAGAAGCGGTACAACGAGCCGAAGTTCGAGAAGGCCCGCAAGTACCTGGACCCGCTGCTGCGGCAGATCCAGGAGACGCCCGCGCAGGTGGGCATCCCGCTGTCGGTGCTAGCCCGTTACCTCGACCAGCTCCTGTGCGACCAGATCAACGACGGCGACGAGAGCGAGCCGGTGCTGCGCGACTTCTGGAGCCAGCCGGAGCTGGCCGAGGTGCGCCCGCAGGCGACGGCCCTGCGCGACGAGGCCAAGTTCGGCGACCCGCTGTACATCGTGAAGGAGTTCGGGCGCGGGCGGGTGGCGGTGATGACCACCGACGCCGGCGGCACCCACAGCCCCGGGAACAAGCAGTGGACGGACTGGCCGTCGGGTAAGGGGAGCCCCGGCTGGGTCGTGGTCGTGAGCGAGATGCAGAAGTACCTGTCCGGCGGCGGCGCGGAAGGGAACCTGGCGCTGGGGGACCGGTTCTTCGCCGAGTTCGAGGCCACCCGGTACAAGCCGTTCGCGGCCCGGCACCTGCTGACCGCGGACGTGGCGAAGGCCGAGGGCGGGCGCGCCCTGCTCACCCTCAAGCCGCTGACCGATCAGGTGCTCGATCAGCCCGCGAACCCGCCCGACGCCGCACCGGACGCGCCGCGCCGGCCGCTCCAACTCGCGTACGCCGACGCCCGGGTGCCGGGCGCCTACCTCTTCTCCCTGACGCGCCTGAAGGGCGACAAGGACCCGCCGGGCACCCCCGCCGAGCAGCCCGATTACGCGGCGGTGGCGTTCAACGTGGACGCGATGCGCGAGGCGGACCTGCGGCGCGCGAACACCGACGACCTGGCGCAGTGGACCAACAAGGCCCCGATCCACAACACCGATGACCTCTCGTGGCTCGACGACTTCAAGCAGAAGCCGTCGGACATGTCGAGCCGGCGGTGGCTGTACTTCCTGCTCCTGCTGGTGCTGATCGCCGAGCAGGCGTGGGCCGTCCGGATGAGCTACCACACCAAGCCGGAAGACCTGGAGGCGCTGGCCCCCAGCGCCGCCGCCGCGTTCCAGCCGCGGTCCACCCCGCTCCCGACCGAGGCCGCCGCGGACGAACCGGTCGGCGCCGGCGCGTGA